The Carassius carassius chromosome 9, fCarCar2.1, whole genome shotgun sequence genome includes a region encoding these proteins:
- the LOC132149226 gene encoding von Willebrand factor C domain-containing protein 2-like, which yields MRRKRFLIKVINIIQFVCTVLMVTFRGGSFSLVYVIGQHGHMLMHCPTRINNPDHNKLPVRMRSLALCISFVLQCFVLQSASEYSSKSELEYEFGDYRGKFCIDDQGFVYSIGEVYYPSSTACPCTCTEDGPVCVKPKCPRIHPRCTRITYKSCCPVCEAVSKVCVYGGKTYRMLEEFRLSPCERCRCEVNREVYCTISGCPALHCVNPVYEPNHCCPVCKSGPNCFAGDRVISAGERVEIDEWTVCFCTYQDGTWQTHPHATCEEHQRADNEATDSDNTSKQMEEQEKEKEKRERVFSPRLDAIP from the exons ATGCGAAGAAAACGTTTTCTTATTAAAGTCATTAACATAATACAGTTTGTTTGTACAGTACTGATGGTGACATTCAGAGGAGGGTCATTTTCTCTTGTGTATGTCATTGGGCAACATGGGCATATGTTAATGCACTGCCCCACGCGCATTAACAATCCAGACCACAACAAACTGCCGGTAAGGATGCGATCTCTCGCCCTTTGCATTTCATTTGTACTCCAGTGCTTCGTTCTGCAAAGCGCATCAGAGTATTCTTCAAAATCCGAGCTGGAATACGAATTCGGTGACTATCGTGGCAAGTTCTGTATCGACGATCAAGGTTTTGTCTACAGCATCGGAGAGGTTTATTATCCGAGCTCCACAGCGTGTCCCTGCACCTGCACAGAGGATGGACCCGTGTGTGTCAAACCCAAGTGCCCGCGTATACACCCGAGATGCACGCGCATCACATACAAGTCCTGCTGTCCCGTGTGTGAAGCGGTCAGTAAAGTTTGTGTGTACGGGGGCAAAACGTACAGAATGCTGGAGGAATTTAGG TTGTCACCCTGTGAGCGTTGCCGGTGTGAAGTCAACCGAGAAGTTTACTGCACCATATCCGGCTGCCCTGCGTTACATTGTGTGAATCCTGTATACGAACCCAACCATTGCTGTCCTGTGTGCAAAAGTG GGCCCAACTGCTTTGCTGGCGATCGCGTGATCTCAGCTGGAGAACGTGTTGAGATTGATGAGTGGACGGTGTGTTTCTGCACCTACCAGGATGGAACGTGGCAGACGCACCCTCACGCTACCTGTGAGGAACACCAACGAGCAGACAATGAAGCCACTGACTCCGACAACACATCCAAACAGATGGAGGAGcaggagaaagagaaggagaagagagagagagtgttctcGCCCAGGCTGGATGCCATCCCATGA